The Chitinophaga flava genome has a segment encoding these proteins:
- a CDS encoding RagB/SusD family nutrient uptake outer membrane protein: MRKQLLLYIMLPGLMSLAACNKFLDVKPKGVIIASTINDYEAMLNDVDIVNSFGLTSPLLATDDVTDLSLSPRNQVSAPANLYFWNPYINASPEKPDIWLDLYKRIANLNVVTEGVLSAENGTMKKKQQLYAEALTGKVFCYMHLLSFFSPAYDPKTANSVYGVPYITSTDISVPTPERPALEQSYQQLINDLQRAIPDLEETNINNTRPTKTVAYALLSRLFMNMQDYPRALKYADLVIANGKAAVVNYNQYLGRSLPPTNNSPEEILVRYANNLTFRYAADLINCYDTTADLRIRFFAKRNIAGNPGALNYSNFLSYNPNRGITYPEILLNKAECLARQGDITAAMDIVNNDIRKNRFTPARYQELTATSREEAITAVLAERRRELAFKGVRWMDMKRLDQDKRMPAVRRIAADGVTVLATLEPGSLRYTYQIPLQVQSFNPYMPLNKQ; encoded by the coding sequence ATGAGAAAACAGTTGTTACTATATATTATGCTGCCGGGCTTAATGAGTCTGGCAGCCTGCAACAAGTTCCTGGACGTGAAGCCCAAAGGTGTGATCATCGCCAGTACTATCAATGATTATGAGGCTATGCTGAATGATGTGGATATTGTCAACAGTTTTGGTCTGACCAGTCCATTGCTGGCTACCGATGATGTAACCGATCTGAGCCTGTCTCCCAGGAATCAGGTGTCGGCTCCTGCTAATCTGTATTTCTGGAATCCTTATATCAATGCCTCCCCGGAGAAACCGGATATATGGCTGGACCTCTACAAACGTATTGCCAACCTGAATGTAGTAACAGAAGGTGTACTGTCTGCAGAAAACGGTACGATGAAGAAAAAACAACAGTTGTATGCCGAAGCATTGACCGGCAAGGTTTTCTGTTATATGCACCTGTTGTCCTTTTTCTCACCGGCTTATGATCCGAAAACAGCCAATAGCGTATATGGCGTGCCTTATATTACATCTACAGATATCAGCGTGCCTACGCCGGAACGTCCTGCCCTGGAGCAGTCTTATCAGCAGTTAATCAATGATCTGCAGCGGGCCATTCCGGATCTGGAAGAAACTAATATCAACAATACCAGGCCTACTAAAACCGTGGCCTATGCATTGCTCAGTCGTTTGTTCATGAATATGCAGGACTATCCCCGTGCCTTAAAATATGCCGATTTGGTGATCGCCAATGGGAAGGCTGCCGTAGTGAATTATAACCAGTATCTGGGTCGCTCATTGCCACCCACCAACAACAGCCCGGAGGAAATACTGGTACGATATGCCAACAATCTTACTTTCCGTTATGCAGCAGACCTGATTAATTGTTATGATACCACTGCAGACCTGCGTATCCGCTTTTTTGCAAAACGTAATATAGCAGGTAATCCCGGTGCGCTCAACTACAGCAATTTTTTGTCCTACAATCCCAACAGGGGCATTACCTATCCTGAAATACTCCTGAATAAAGCAGAATGTCTGGCCCGGCAGGGAGATATTACGGCAGCTATGGATATTGTCAACAATGATATACGAAAGAACCGTTTCACGCCGGCCAGATATCAGGAGCTGACTGCTACCAGCCGGGAAGAGGCAATAACGGCCGTTCTGGCGGAAAGGCGCCGGGAACTGGCGTTCAAAGGTGTACGCTGGATGGATATGAAGCGGCTGGACCAGGACAAACGTATGCCCGCTGTAAGACGTATAGCCGCCGACGGTGTAACGGTATTGGCTACCCTGGAACCGGGCAGCCTGCGCTATACCTACCAGATACCGTTGCAGGTACAATCTTTCAACCCATATATGCCGCTAAACAAACAATAA
- a CDS encoding TlpA disulfide reductase family protein: MNINKRMMLMITAVLAGSVSIAQQPYQLSGKLPGVADGVKVYLEDIYSSKKYLDSAVTRDGEFVIRGTHPWGMVHHCRLLIDRNPGVKKDSKQVILFMGDENVQLSVPHIDSMPGYYYNTGGSKKNVRIEGAAEQALYETFQAENQSLSASIGEWNDQYMREYHLPALDGKFNTARGIELMRAIKNAETEMNTKKMAFIKQHPKNLVSVFMAQGLLYTANSQYTAKEIDELVNSLDGSLAASPAMKAMKEVAVAAKVVAKGTRFIDIPLIDAAGKPVKLAKYVKPGQYNMLEFWASWCGPCRGEIPHLRHLNEVVSNKDFNIISISIDEKNADWLKALKEEKMVWTQLCDTKGFNGPVSRQYKVSGVPFSVVLDKNGRVVSSNIRGGELDMVLKDLLGEKITAF, encoded by the coding sequence ATGAATATCAACAAACGAATGATGTTAATGATTACAGCCGTACTGGCTGGATCAGTGTCAATAGCTCAACAGCCGTATCAGTTGAGTGGAAAGCTGCCGGGCGTAGCAGATGGTGTTAAAGTATACCTGGAAGATATTTATTCCAGTAAAAAATATCTGGATTCGGCGGTTACCCGGGATGGTGAATTTGTGATCCGGGGTACTCATCCATGGGGAATGGTACATCATTGCCGCCTGCTGATAGATCGTAATCCCGGTGTGAAGAAAGACAGTAAGCAGGTGATTCTTTTTATGGGAGATGAAAACGTGCAACTGTCTGTACCGCATATTGATAGTATGCCCGGCTATTATTACAATACAGGAGGAAGTAAAAAGAATGTTCGTATAGAGGGGGCTGCAGAACAGGCGTTGTATGAGACGTTTCAGGCAGAGAATCAGTCATTGTCTGCAAGCATCGGTGAATGGAATGATCAATATATGCGGGAATATCATCTGCCGGCGCTGGATGGCAAATTTAATACCGCCAGAGGAATAGAGCTGATGCGGGCCATCAAAAATGCAGAGACGGAAATGAATACAAAAAAGATGGCTTTCATCAAGCAGCATCCAAAGAATCTTGTGTCTGTCTTTATGGCGCAGGGGTTGCTGTATACGGCCAATTCGCAATATACTGCCAAAGAGATCGATGAGCTGGTAAACAGTCTGGATGGTTCCCTGGCAGCTTCTCCGGCGATGAAAGCCATGAAAGAAGTTGCTGTTGCAGCAAAGGTAGTAGCTAAAGGTACCCGGTTTATCGATATCCCGCTGATAGATGCAGCAGGTAAGCCCGTGAAGCTGGCGAAGTATGTAAAGCCCGGTCAGTATAATATGCTGGAGTTCTGGGCTTCCTGGTGCGGACCCTGCAGAGGTGAGATACCGCATCTGCGCCATCTGAATGAAGTGGTGAGCAACAAAGACTTCAACATCATCAGCATCTCCATAGATGAAAAAAATGCAGACTGGCTTAAAGCCCTGAAAGAAGAGAAAATGGTGTGGACACAACTCTGTGATACCAAAGGATTTAACGGCCCAGTGTCGCGTCAGTACAAAGTTTCCGGGGTACCATTTTCAGTAGTGCTCGACAAAAACGGCCGGGTGGTGTCCAGTAATATACGCGGTGGTGAACTGGATATGGTGCTGAAAGATTTGCTGGGAGAGAAGATCACTGCTTTCTAA
- a CDS encoding 2OG-Fe(II) oxygenase — MQFAQTTTQIFDSEKWNGQLSELSQSYQGANPYPHIVLENFLDPEVLDECVDEFNKLNESDGWINYTHYNERKKGLNKLDMLPATIRKTIHELNSPEFLAFLSELTGIKNLIKDDFLEGGGIHQSRRGGFLNIHADFTVHPHHRHWQRRVNVLVYLNKDWEEEWGGKLELWDRDMKACKRKVLPVFNRCVIFNTDADSYHGHPEPMTCPEDAFRRSIALYYYTEEDKPFRRATHYMARPGEGSKKLMVKLDNAMVALYTEIKGWLGSNDKVVSSVLRFFSRKK, encoded by the coding sequence ATGCAGTTTGCACAAACCACTACACAGATTTTTGACTCTGAGAAATGGAATGGCCAGTTGTCGGAGTTGAGTCAATCGTACCAAGGGGCGAACCCTTACCCACATATCGTTTTAGAGAATTTCCTGGACCCGGAGGTGTTGGATGAGTGTGTTGATGAGTTTAACAAGCTGAATGAATCAGATGGTTGGATCAATTACACACACTACAATGAGCGTAAGAAAGGGCTGAACAAGCTGGACATGCTGCCGGCGACCATCAGAAAAACCATCCATGAACTAAATTCGCCGGAGTTTCTCGCATTCCTTAGTGAACTGACAGGTATCAAAAACCTGATAAAGGATGACTTCCTCGAAGGAGGGGGCATTCATCAGTCCAGGAGGGGAGGATTCCTAAACATCCATGCTGACTTTACGGTGCATCCCCACCACCGGCATTGGCAGCGCCGGGTGAATGTCCTGGTATACCTGAACAAGGACTGGGAAGAAGAATGGGGTGGCAAGCTGGAACTATGGGACCGGGATATGAAGGCCTGCAAAAGAAAGGTACTACCCGTTTTCAACCGCTGTGTGATCTTCAATACAGATGCGGACTCCTACCATGGGCATCCGGAGCCGATGACTTGCCCGGAAGATGCTTTCAGGAGGTCTATTGCGTTGTATTATTATACAGAGGAAGATAAACCTTTTCGCAGGGCTACCCACTATATGGCCCGTCCGGGTGAAGGCTCCAAAAAACTGATGGTGAAACTGGATAACGCCATGGTAGCCCTTTATACCGAGATCAAAGGCTGGCTGGGCTCCAATGATAAAGTGGTGAGCAGCGTGCTGCGGTTTTTCTCCAGAAAAAAATAA
- a CDS encoding ArnT family glycosyltransferase, with product MRAIKVSNVVLLAVVAALLFIPFLGRVHLFDWDEINFAECAREMIKLDDYSRIYVNFKPFWEKPPMFFWMQSTAMKLFGINEFASRLPNAICGIVTLVTLFLIGSRLYDRKFGILWVLAYGGSLFPNMYFKSGIIDPWFNLFTFISLYYFILYHWKRNDYDKPGLNRTPLFYAVWSGLFMGLAILTKGQVALMVFLLVLGVYFIWNRFRFFFGWGHALLFLVVATAVSCTWYGWETWKNGPWFITEFLKYQYRLFTTHDAGQAGFFGYHYVVILIGCFPSSIFAIPSFFKTTASSRSDKDFKRWMVILFWVVTLLFSIVQSRIIHYSSLAWFPVTFLAAYTFYKWDLKEMPYKKYIGVLVTILGVLVAVALLGVTLVALNLKKLIPYVKDPFAQANMAADVHWSGWEGAVGTLMVITLIVGVVMLRKQRFTQAAWTYFGGTALVIFLAAAIIVPKVERYSQGAAIDFFEARQGEDCYVTVLGYWSYAPFFYTHKEKPANENAYSEEWLLKGDIDKPAYFVTKIDRVEGYLQHTGILELYRKNGFVFLKREKVTK from the coding sequence ATGCGTGCAATCAAAGTTTCGAACGTTGTATTATTGGCTGTAGTGGCCGCATTGCTATTTATTCCATTCCTGGGGCGGGTGCATCTCTTCGACTGGGATGAGATCAATTTCGCCGAATGTGCCCGGGAAATGATCAAACTGGATGATTATTCACGCATTTACGTCAACTTCAAACCATTCTGGGAAAAGCCTCCCATGTTTTTCTGGATGCAGAGTACAGCCATGAAGCTGTTTGGCATTAATGAATTTGCCTCCCGTCTTCCCAATGCGATATGCGGTATCGTTACCCTGGTAACATTGTTCCTTATCGGGTCCAGGCTGTACGACCGGAAATTCGGTATACTCTGGGTACTGGCTTATGGCGGGTCATTGTTTCCGAATATGTATTTCAAATCAGGCATCATTGACCCCTGGTTCAACCTCTTCACCTTTATCTCCCTGTATTATTTCATTCTTTATCATTGGAAACGGAATGACTACGATAAACCCGGTCTTAACAGGACACCATTGTTCTATGCCGTATGGTCGGGCCTGTTCATGGGACTGGCTATCCTCACCAAAGGGCAGGTAGCACTGATGGTATTCCTGCTGGTACTGGGTGTGTACTTTATCTGGAACCGTTTCAGGTTCTTCTTTGGCTGGGGCCATGCACTGCTGTTCCTGGTGGTGGCTACGGCAGTATCCTGTACCTGGTATGGATGGGAGACCTGGAAGAATGGTCCCTGGTTCATTACCGAGTTCCTGAAATACCAGTACCGGCTCTTCACTACCCATGATGCAGGACAGGCGGGCTTTTTCGGCTACCATTACGTAGTGATTCTGATAGGCTGCTTTCCCTCCTCCATCTTCGCCATTCCTTCTTTTTTCAAAACTACCGCCAGCAGCCGTTCTGACAAAGATTTCAAACGCTGGATGGTGATACTGTTCTGGGTGGTGACGCTCCTCTTTTCCATTGTACAGTCCCGTATCATCCACTATTCATCGCTGGCCTGGTTCCCGGTTACCTTCCTGGCGGCCTACACTTTTTATAAATGGGATCTGAAAGAGATGCCTTATAAAAAATATATAGGCGTACTCGTTACCATCCTGGGTGTGCTGGTGGCTGTGGCCCTGTTAGGCGTAACCCTGGTGGCCCTGAACCTGAAAAAACTCATCCCCTATGTGAAAGACCCTTTTGCACAGGCCAATATGGCTGCTGACGTACATTGGAGCGGCTGGGAAGGCGCGGTAGGCACCCTGATGGTGATTACGCTGATCGTAGGTGTGGTGATGCTCCGCAAACAACGCTTCACTCAAGCTGCCTGGACTTATTTTGGCGGCACAGCCCTGGTGATCTTCCTGGCTGCGGCCATCATTGTGCCCAAGGTAGAACGCTACTCACAAGGCGCGGCCATCGACTTCTTTGAGGCCCGACAAGGAGAAGACTGTTATGTGACCGTACTAGGCTACTGGAGCTACGCCCCCTTCTTCTACACTCACAAGGAAAAACCCGCCAATGAAAATGCTTACAGCGAAGAATGGCTGCTGAAGGGCGATATCGATAAACCAGCCTATTTCGTTACTAAAATAGACCGCGTAGAAGGATACCTGCAACATACTGGTATACTGGAGCTATACCGGAAGAACGGATTTGTGTTCCTGAAGCGGGAAAAAGTAACAAAGTAA
- a CDS encoding WG repeat-containing protein, protein MKTFRFLLIFFTCVYLFNSCHFPSSPLSLYWENGKTGYINQQGEIVIPARFAVGEDFSEGLANVREGGLYGYINAKGEWVIRPNYDYATPFSDGLALVYKGDKGLYIDKNGHEVIPPGYMGCRPFRNGVAIIDHRPGHSGLIDRKGKLLLDTNFYSITPVTHNLLLVTRDNEKSFVTDGQGRPLPAFHQYDNFKSLDEGYLLAELQQPDSNNNTSVVLDSTGKALFRLDLRKISTDKFSAGKLIFNKTAYYGNDTYGFMDKNGHILYQDDNRRIDGSFSSNRIFFQAKDAVLLISGEGKTIKEYHGYQREGFQYNYAFVRVNDKYGMIDTMGNYVIRPKYEEIIPEGMTADRFFFRGYDSNRKTRLIGMADRTGKTLLPLTLDNISPEGFKSGLILCLHEGKLAYLNPQGKFIWQEKQNTNKPPLNIDYMHRGYFRVMEEWDEKMAFYQHEWPAPKPIPMNSPLLPRQLQIKVDTTSRDTFDTNYKGYTVFIYNTTDSTIAFDSQDNRLDMKMQARCGSEWKDIEFLPSSWCGNSYYEVKLKSQRYWQLTCPVYEGAQKTRLRLVLYYHSNKEAVYSNEFNGSINPGQLWRKEYYQPSNIMDPYYQ, encoded by the coding sequence ATGAAAACGTTCCGTTTCCTGCTGATATTCTTTACTTGTGTCTATCTTTTCAACAGTTGTCATTTCCCTTCTTCGCCTCTCTCCCTGTATTGGGAAAATGGCAAAACAGGCTATATCAACCAACAGGGTGAAATTGTTATCCCTGCCCGTTTTGCTGTCGGCGAGGATTTTTCGGAGGGTCTTGCCAATGTCCGGGAAGGCGGACTGTATGGTTATATCAATGCAAAAGGAGAATGGGTGATCCGGCCCAACTACGATTATGCGACACCGTTTTCCGATGGGCTGGCATTGGTGTATAAAGGAGATAAGGGACTATATATAGACAAAAACGGCCATGAAGTGATACCACCCGGATATATGGGCTGCAGGCCGTTCCGGAATGGGGTAGCCATTATTGACCACAGGCCCGGACACAGCGGCCTTATTGACAGGAAAGGAAAACTGTTGCTGGACACCAATTTTTACAGCATCACCCCGGTGACCCATAACCTGCTGCTGGTAACCAGAGACAACGAGAAAAGTTTTGTTACAGATGGCCAGGGAAGGCCACTGCCAGCGTTTCACCAATATGATAATTTTAAGTCATTGGATGAAGGCTATCTGCTCGCCGAGCTACAACAGCCTGACAGCAACAACAATACTTCCGTAGTGCTGGATTCAACCGGAAAAGCGCTATTCCGGCTGGATCTCCGCAAGATCAGCACCGATAAATTTTCAGCAGGCAAATTGATATTCAATAAAACAGCCTACTATGGTAACGACACCTACGGCTTTATGGATAAAAACGGGCATATCCTTTATCAGGACGACAATCGCCGGATCGACGGATCATTCAGCAGTAACAGGATTTTCTTTCAGGCAAAAGATGCTGTCCTCCTGATCAGTGGTGAAGGCAAAACGATAAAAGAATATCACGGTTATCAGCGGGAAGGCTTTCAATATAACTATGCTTTTGTTAGGGTGAATGATAAATATGGGATGATCGACACGATGGGCAATTATGTTATCCGTCCGAAATACGAAGAAATTATCCCCGAAGGAATGACTGCCGATCGTTTTTTCTTCCGGGGTTATGATAGCAACAGAAAAACACGCCTCATCGGCATGGCAGACAGAACAGGTAAAACACTGCTCCCGCTTACGCTTGACAATATTAGTCCGGAAGGATTTAAAAGTGGGCTAATACTATGTTTGCATGAGGGCAAGCTCGCTTATCTTAATCCACAGGGAAAATTCATCTGGCAGGAAAAACAGAATACTAACAAACCACCTTTAAACATCGATTATATGCATCGGGGATACTTCAGGGTGATGGAAGAATGGGATGAAAAAATGGCTTTTTACCAGCATGAATGGCCCGCTCCCAAACCCATACCGATGAACAGCCCTCTCTTGCCTCGTCAGCTGCAGATAAAGGTGGATACCACTTCCAGGGACACCTTTGACACTAACTACAAAGGATATACTGTTTTTATATACAATACTACCGACTCCACGATTGCCTTTGATAGTCAGGATAACCGACTGGATATGAAGATGCAGGCCAGATGTGGCTCCGAGTGGAAAGACATTGAATTTTTACCCAGTAGCTGGTGTGGCAACAGCTACTATGAGGTTAAACTCAAATCGCAACGATACTGGCAATTAACCTGCCCCGTATATGAAGGCGCTCAAAAAACACGCCTGCGGCTCGTACTCTACTATCATTCCAACAAGGAAGCTGTCTACAGCAATGAATTCAATGGCAGCATCAATCCCGGGCAGTTGTGGAGAAAGGAATACTACCAGCCGTCCAACATCATGGACCCTTACTACCAGTAG
- a CDS encoding alpha/beta fold hydrolase, whose product MPTLEKYTTGYVVSKDGTSVGYRQTGSGPGVILVHGGMMTSKNFMKLASFLSNEFTVYIPDRRGRGLSGPFGPNYGIGSESEDLQALIHQTATDKIFGLSSGAICALQTAIIEPALKKVVLYEPPIPVNGTNPAAWASRYESALSRGNFGKAMFTAIKGTDDPSLFTALPGFLMAPLLNIAINANAKKQASDDVPLKSLISTLHYDLILVRESPEIIDRCKEIKAEMLLMGGTRSQRYLKLALDTLSTTLPQAKRVELRGLGHTAADNDNSPEKIAKELIAFFQPGGMR is encoded by the coding sequence ATGCCCACCTTAGAGAAATATACTACCGGCTATGTTGTGTCAAAGGATGGAACAAGCGTTGGTTATAGACAAACCGGTTCCGGGCCGGGAGTTATTCTTGTCCATGGCGGGATGATGACCTCTAAAAATTTCATGAAACTTGCCAGCTTCTTATCCAATGAATTCACTGTTTATATTCCAGACAGGCGGGGTCGCGGCTTAAGCGGTCCGTTTGGCCCGAACTATGGCATTGGATCAGAAAGCGAGGATTTGCAGGCATTAATCCATCAGACGGCAACGGATAAAATATTTGGACTTAGTTCTGGTGCTATTTGTGCACTTCAAACGGCAATCATAGAACCAGCGCTTAAAAAAGTAGTACTCTACGAACCTCCGATCCCGGTCAATGGAACTAACCCTGCGGCCTGGGCCAGTCGCTATGAATCAGCTCTCTCCCGCGGAAACTTTGGAAAAGCAATGTTCACGGCCATAAAAGGCACCGACGACCCCTCTCTGTTTACAGCCTTGCCAGGCTTTCTTATGGCACCATTGCTAAATATTGCTATAAACGCAAATGCAAAGAAACAAGCGAGTGATGACGTGCCCCTGAAATCCTTAATATCAACCCTGCATTACGATCTCATATTGGTGCGTGAATCACCTGAAATTATAGATCGGTGTAAAGAAATTAAAGCTGAAATGCTACTGATGGGTGGGACCAGGAGCCAACGTTACCTTAAACTTGCACTTGATACATTAAGCACCACTTTGCCGCAAGCAAAGCGTGTAGAATTGCGCGGTTTGGGACATACTGCCGCCGATAACGACAACAGTCCTGAAAAAATTGCAAAAGAGTTAATCGCCTTTTTTCAACCCGGCGGAATGCGATAA